The proteins below come from a single Nostoc sp. KVJ3 genomic window:
- a CDS encoding NHLP bacteriocin export ABC transporter permease/ATPase subunit → MTNLLDFNTSKQFIQSNNPFPLDAPNTVWMLKDGAMAVFAIATINGIPQGARRYLFDVASGDVLFGIVTALEGQSYQLIAIAYEETGLLPIEMRDWVEQVISQRNGTRELFFQQLQQWNDRLAGIFQEVDISLNGINLEGIDTLELVSEHLDQFHADLLLCLHQLDQKETLTRSEQFRSRQRLNQEASDRAVNNLTAIFRRKEAEFFQEGTALLIAAGAVGRAMGIDIRPPGRSEDPKRVKDPLEAIARASRIRTRRVILRGAWWEFDSGAILAYTAQDERPLALLPGSGNRYEIFDPEQMRRIPLTANTAQLISPVAYVFYRPFPEKVLKSVEIFKFATKGILRDGATVLILGAVIAILGMLVPQATGILIDNAIPSADRGLIFQIALGLVAVNFGSTLLDLVQNVATTRAQALAEVQTQAATWDRLLKLPPPFFRKYTIGDLQARVSGITHLNEILTGTVMRSLFDSLFSLLNLGLLLSYNAQLALVAIAVAAVNIAITFFSFFVSRQKMIPMQEITGEISGLTVQLIGGVTKLRVSGSEERAFAYWSKKFGQQLNLMLSTEAIEDSVTLLNMILPTVSSIAVYALAITLIVQAQSQGQTGFSTGTFLAFNAAFGTFVGGVTGLSGTIIKLMEVNIIWERVKPILEAKPEVDDDKTDPGRLMGGIKLDRVSFRYGEDRPLTLDKVTIEAKAGEFIALVGPSGSGKSTTIRLMLGFEQPEEGTIYYDGQDLSGLDIWAVRRQLGVVLQNGRINSASIFENICSGALVTMDEAWEAARMAGFAQDIEQMPMGMHTVISEGGTNLSGGQRQRLLISRSLVLKPRILIFDEATSALDNRTQAIVSESLEQLKVTRIVIAHRLSTIRNADRIYVIVAGEVKQVGNFEELMSQPGMFADLMARQVA, encoded by the coding sequence ATGACTAATTTGCTCGATTTCAATACTTCTAAACAGTTCATTCAAAGCAACAACCCTTTCCCTTTGGATGCACCCAATACTGTATGGATGCTAAAAGATGGAGCAATGGCAGTGTTTGCGATCGCAACTATCAATGGCATTCCCCAAGGAGCGCGACGCTATCTTTTCGATGTTGCTTCAGGAGATGTGCTATTCGGTATCGTAACTGCATTGGAAGGTCAGTCTTATCAATTAATTGCTATTGCTTACGAAGAGACCGGCCTACTACCAATTGAGATGAGAGATTGGGTAGAGCAAGTAATTTCACAGCGCAATGGCACAAGGGAGTTGTTTTTTCAGCAGTTGCAACAGTGGAATGATCGCTTGGCTGGAATTTTTCAAGAGGTGGATATTTCCCTCAATGGTATTAATTTAGAAGGAATAGATACTTTAGAGTTGGTCAGTGAACACCTCGATCAATTCCATGCTGACTTGTTACTTTGTCTACATCAACTCGACCAGAAAGAGACTCTAACACGCTCTGAGCAGTTTCGTTCGCGCCAACGATTGAATCAAGAAGCGAGCGATCGCGCTGTCAACAATCTCACAGCTATTTTTCGCCGTAAAGAAGCAGAATTTTTTCAAGAAGGAACAGCTTTATTAATTGCAGCAGGGGCGGTTGGTAGAGCGATGGGAATTGATATTCGTCCCCCAGGTAGGTCAGAAGACCCCAAGCGTGTTAAAGACCCCCTAGAGGCGATTGCCCGCGCATCTCGGATTCGGACTCGTCGAGTTATTTTGCGGGGTGCTTGGTGGGAGTTTGACTCTGGCGCGATTTTGGCATACACGGCGCAGGATGAACGGCCTCTAGCTTTGCTTCCCGGCAGTGGCAATCGTTACGAAATCTTCGATCCCGAACAAATGCGGCGCATTCCGCTCACTGCAAATACGGCTCAGTTGATTTCGCCTGTTGCCTATGTTTTCTATCGGCCATTCCCGGAAAAAGTCCTCAAATCCGTAGAAATTTTCAAGTTTGCTACGAAGGGGATACTGCGGGATGGAGCAACAGTTTTAATTCTGGGTGCTGTTATTGCCATATTGGGGATGCTAGTTCCCCAGGCGACGGGGATTTTAATTGATAATGCCATTCCCAGTGCAGATCGCGGATTAATTTTTCAAATAGCTTTGGGGTTAGTCGCCGTAAATTTTGGTAGCACTTTATTAGATTTGGTGCAAAATGTCGCTACTACTCGCGCTCAAGCTCTTGCTGAAGTTCAAACTCAGGCGGCAACTTGGGATCGGCTGCTGAAATTACCCCCACCTTTCTTTCGTAAGTATACCATCGGTGACTTGCAAGCTCGGGTTTCTGGTATCACCCACCTGAACGAAATTTTGACTGGCACTGTCATGAGGTCACTATTCGACAGCTTGTTTTCCCTGTTGAATTTGGGTTTACTCCTTTCTTACAATGCCCAATTGGCCTTGGTAGCCATTGCTGTAGCGGCAGTCAATATCGCTATTACCTTCTTTTCTTTCTTTGTTTCCCGCCAAAAAATGATTCCTATGCAAGAAATCACCGGAGAAATATCCGGGTTAACTGTGCAGTTAATTGGGGGAGTCACAAAGTTACGAGTTTCCGGTTCAGAAGAAAGGGCTTTTGCCTATTGGTCGAAAAAGTTTGGACAACAACTCAATTTAATGCTGAGTACAGAAGCAATTGAAGATTCTGTAACGCTTTTGAATATGATTTTACCAACTGTTAGTTCCATAGCGGTTTATGCTCTGGCAATAACCCTAATTGTTCAAGCCCAATCCCAAGGACAGACAGGATTTTCTACAGGAACTTTCTTGGCGTTTAATGCCGCTTTCGGGACTTTTGTTGGTGGTGTCACGGGTTTGAGTGGCACGATTATTAAATTGATGGAAGTGAATATTATTTGGGAGCGAGTTAAGCCAATTCTGGAAGCCAAACCGGAAGTTGACGATGATAAAACTGATCCAGGGCGCTTGATGGGTGGAATTAAACTGGATCGGGTTAGTTTTCGTTATGGGGAAGATCGACCATTGACCCTGGATAAAGTGACAATTGAAGCTAAGGCGGGAGAATTTATTGCTTTAGTTGGGCCATCAGGAAGCGGTAAATCAACAACCATACGGTTAATGTTAGGTTTTGAGCAACCAGAAGAAGGAACAATTTATTATGATGGTCAGGATTTATCGGGGTTAGATATTTGGGCAGTCCGGCGACAATTAGGTGTGGTTTTACAGAATGGTCGGATTAATAGTGCTTCGATTTTTGAGAATATTTGTAGTGGTGCATTAGTGACAATGGATGAAGCTTGGGAAGCAGCAAGAATGGCAGGATTTGCCCAAGATATCGAACAAATGCCGATGGGAATGCACACGGTAATTTCGGAAGGAGGAACTAATCTTTCGGGAGGACAACGCCAGAGGTTGTTAATTTCTCGTTCTTTGGTTTTGAAACCGAGAATTCTGATTTTTGATGAAGCGACGAGTGCGTTGGATAATCGCACCCAAGCAATTGTCAGTGAAAGTTTGGAACAGTTAAAGGTAACAAGAATTGTTATTGCTCACCGCTTGAGTACGATTCGCAATGCTGACCGCATTTATGTAATTGTTGCGGGGGAAGTTAAGCAGGTAGGAAATTTTGAGGAATTGATGTCTCAACCGGGAATGTTTGCTGATTTGATGGCGCGACAGGTGGCTTGA
- a CDS encoding peptidase domain-containing ABC transporter, translated as MSKYAWIRQQSSEDCAAASLAIVLKHYGKNIPINRVREAIGTQMSGTNLLGLKRGAESLGFIAKGFQAQTEWLENLDNATLPTILYWQGYHFVVLLAKEGEKFVLSDPGIGIRYVDHTELLESWQGNLALLLKPHPFKFPLIQNNHQKLWTNWRKRLFPLRWYFLGLLLLNVLFSGTLVAVPILQQILIDYLWQSSILLPSLMMIFISLGGVVLFNFGLNFAHANLVTFLIKSLETSLRTDFGEQLLQLPLPYFETRSYGTIQLRLSDIAAISQLFDLLLVNLPTRTFCGLLGLTVLYLYHPVLSLNIAAIAILLSAIFSLVYPRIQQANYRIWLTSGQNFFLLSQIFVNALTIKTTASASFLKQELLLKQEEEITANVQNSRINNLINSLLSLLSELGKITILAVTCWLFLQQKLTLGTFVAVVFLANLVIEAGNAWLKFILEFTKIKTQIQELEELFHVHPETSENNPNNWLELSPQQDIVCKQLNFQYPGRLPLLKDFSATLPGGQIIAIIGHSGCGKSTLVKLLTRLYTLQKGDIFFGTDNLQDLPLECLRRQIVLVSQESRFLTRSIADNLRLGVPDATMEELVAACEIAAAGEFINLFPERYDTILGDFSANLSDGQKQRIGLARAVLMNPPVLILDEATANLDPPTEARVLDALLAQRQGKTTILVSHRPRVIARANWIILIEHGETKFKGTISDFRNLAGAHLEFLNP; from the coding sequence ATGAGTAAATACGCATGGATTCGTCAGCAAAGTTCGGAAGATTGCGCCGCCGCCAGTTTAGCCATCGTTTTAAAACATTACGGCAAAAATATTCCCATTAACCGAGTGCGGGAAGCTATTGGCACCCAAATGAGTGGCACTAATTTACTAGGTTTAAAGCGTGGTGCAGAAAGCTTAGGATTTATCGCTAAAGGGTTTCAAGCACAAACGGAATGGCTCGAAAATTTAGATAATGCAACTCTGCCGACAATTTTGTATTGGCAGGGTTATCATTTTGTTGTATTGCTGGCTAAAGAAGGGGAAAAATTTGTTCTGTCAGATCCTGGTATAGGCATTCGCTATGTCGATCACACTGAGTTATTGGAAAGCTGGCAAGGAAATTTAGCTTTATTATTAAAACCCCATCCTTTCAAGTTTCCACTAATTCAAAATAACCACCAAAAGCTTTGGACAAATTGGCGCAAACGTTTATTTCCTCTGCGTTGGTATTTTCTGGGACTGTTGTTACTAAATGTACTATTTAGTGGAACGTTAGTAGCTGTACCTATCTTGCAGCAAATACTCATTGATTACCTCTGGCAATCTTCAATTTTATTGCCATCTTTAATGATGATTTTCATCAGTTTAGGAGGTGTTGTTTTATTTAATTTTGGACTAAATTTTGCCCATGCAAACTTAGTAACTTTCTTAATAAAGAGTTTAGAAACAAGTTTAAGAACGGATTTTGGTGAGCAATTACTCCAGTTGCCATTGCCTTATTTTGAAACTCGTAGTTATGGCACTATTCAACTACGATTAAGTGATATTGCAGCCATTAGCCAACTGTTCGATCTGCTGTTGGTAAATTTGCCAACACGGACATTTTGTGGTTTGCTAGGATTAACAGTATTATACTTATATCATCCTGTTTTATCGTTAAATATTGCAGCGATCGCTATTTTACTCAGTGCTATCTTTAGCCTTGTCTATCCTCGCATTCAGCAAGCTAATTATCGAATATGGTTAACTTCTGGGCAAAACTTCTTTCTGCTTTCCCAAATATTTGTCAACGCGCTGACGATTAAAACAACCGCTAGTGCCTCTTTTTTAAAGCAAGAATTGCTCTTGAAACAAGAGGAGGAAATCACCGCCAATGTTCAAAATAGCAGAATTAATAATTTAATTAACAGCCTACTCTCTCTGCTTTCAGAACTCGGAAAAATAACGATATTAGCAGTGACTTGTTGGTTATTTCTCCAGCAAAAACTCACACTTGGAACTTTTGTTGCTGTAGTTTTTCTGGCAAATTTGGTTATAGAAGCTGGGAATGCTTGGCTCAAATTTATTCTGGAGTTTACGAAAATAAAAACACAAATTCAAGAATTAGAAGAATTGTTTCACGTTCATCCCGAAACCTCAGAAAATAATCCAAATAATTGGCTTGAACTTTCTCCCCAGCAAGATATTGTTTGTAAACAACTGAACTTTCAATATCCTGGCAGATTACCTTTACTCAAAGATTTTTCTGCAACTCTTCCCGGTGGACAAATAATAGCAATTATTGGACATTCTGGTTGTGGTAAAAGTACGTTAGTCAAGCTGTTGACTCGTCTCTACACTTTACAAAAAGGTGATATCTTTTTTGGAACTGATAACCTGCAAGATTTGCCCCTAGAATGCCTACGCCGTCAAATTGTTTTAGTGAGTCAAGAATCCCGCTTTCTCACCCGTTCTATTGCCGATAACTTGCGGTTGGGAGTTCCCGATGCCACGATGGAAGAATTAGTAGCTGCTTGCGAAATTGCGGCGGCTGGAGAATTTATTAATTTATTCCCAGAACGTTATGACACAATTTTAGGTGACTTTAGCGCCAACCTTTCAGATGGGCAAAAACAACGGATTGGGTTAGCAAGGGCTGTTTTAATGAATCCTCCAGTTCTGATTTTAGATGAAGCAACTGCTAACCTTGATCCACCTACAGAAGCCCGTGTTTTAGATGCTTTACTAGCACAGCGTCAAGGTAAAACGACAATTTTAGTCAGCCACCGACCGAGAGTAATTGCTAGAGCAAATTGGATTATTTTAATTGAGCATGGAGAGACAAAATTTAAAGGTACTATATCTGATTTTCGTAACTTAGCAGGCGCACATTTAGAATTTCTTAATCCTTGA
- a CDS encoding Nif11 family protein has protein sequence MSKQSCAEFFAKVNTDIALQQDFLKAIEGKEDESMMMDAAHSVAEVGMKYGYEFTPQEAVDQYLEIMEKAAAMGVEGELSDEALELVAGGMFKMR, from the coding sequence ATGAGTAAACAATCTTGTGCAGAATTTTTCGCCAAAGTTAATACTGATATTGCTTTGCAACAGGACTTCCTCAAAGCTATAGAAGGCAAAGAAGATGAGTCAATGATGATGGATGCTGCTCACTCTGTTGCAGAAGTAGGAATGAAATATGGCTACGAGTTTACACCCCAAGAAGCCGTAGATCAATATTTAGAAATCATGGAGAAAGCCGCAGCGATGGGTGTGGAAGGGGAACTATCTGATGAGGCATTGGAGTTGGTGGCAGGAGGGATGTTTAAAATGAGATAA
- a CDS encoding formyltransferase family protein, translating into MTNLRILVASAFSEKILSAMKKYDDEIIVWDLAKGKITVDFLRVEKINFIISFGYNYIFPPSVIEYCPIINLHASYLPWNRGPVPNFWSWLTDSPKGVTMHYIDAGIDTGDIIAQKKLDLLHDGMTLNQTYWATIEALVEVFTETWPLIREGKNQRYPQIGQGSCHTLKDIIPFQDVLKNSSEDTPIRELREAIQSKLDSTKKAEAISQGDFWMRLSQQRSRKQVKN; encoded by the coding sequence ATGACTAATTTGAGAATTTTGGTGGCAAGCGCATTCTCAGAAAAAATATTGTCAGCCATGAAAAAATACGATGATGAAATTATAGTTTGGGATTTAGCCAAAGGAAAAATTACGGTTGATTTTTTGAGAGTTGAGAAAATAAATTTTATAATTTCTTTTGGATACAATTACATTTTTCCCCCTTCAGTAATTGAATATTGCCCAATTATCAATTTACATGCAAGCTACTTACCTTGGAATCGAGGCCCAGTCCCTAATTTCTGGAGTTGGTTAACCGATAGTCCTAAAGGTGTAACTATGCACTATATTGATGCTGGCATTGATACAGGAGATATCATAGCCCAGAAAAAACTTGATTTGTTACACGATGGGATGACGCTTAATCAAACCTATTGGGCAACTATAGAGGCACTTGTGGAAGTGTTCACAGAAACTTGGCCTTTAATTAGAGAGGGTAAAAATCAAAGATATCCTCAAATAGGTCAAGGAAGCTGCCACACTCTGAAAGATATTATTCCCTTCCAAGATGTTTTGAAAAATAGCTCAGAGGATACACCGATTCGAGAACTACGTGAAGCGATTCAATCAAAGTTAGATAGTACCAAAAAAGCCGAAGCTATTTCGCAGGGGGATTTCTGGATGCGTCTCTCTCAGCAGCGATCGCGCAAACAGGTTAAAAATTGA